One segment of Pyrococcus sp. ST04 DNA contains the following:
- a CDS encoding HAD family hydrolase: MWVVFDVDGVLIDTSESYDYATKLTAEYFLEKFGKRVDVPLDAIRNLRAKGVFPDDFKLSEALIIGALSGDLRTFCSEFPEGEGVEWVRKRFGIALDECEIERVFNTYYLGTLYSQRLFDFPGLWRVEKSLVDVELLKKLENVAKVGVVTGRDSLEMELAERVIGYKFRNVVTRDIIEKPDPRALYILTRGEYGIYIGDSGSDEAMIREYRKKFGDFGFIRVGRDVKDVNEAIRRVLLELSRG; the protein is encoded by the coding sequence GTGTGGGTGGTTTTTGACGTTGATGGCGTTCTCATAGATACGAGCGAAAGTTACGACTATGCCACTAAGCTTACCGCTGAATATTTCCTTGAAAAGTTCGGAAAGAGAGTTGATGTTCCCCTTGACGCGATAAGGAACCTGAGGGCTAAGGGAGTATTTCCTGACGACTTCAAGCTCAGTGAAGCTTTAATAATTGGAGCACTCTCTGGTGATCTCAGGACTTTTTGTAGTGAATTTCCTGAAGGGGAGGGAGTTGAGTGGGTGAGGAAGAGGTTTGGGATTGCCCTTGATGAGTGTGAAATTGAGAGGGTCTTCAATACTTACTATTTAGGAACTCTATATTCTCAGAGGCTTTTTGACTTCCCTGGGCTGTGGAGAGTTGAGAAATCACTTGTGGATGTTGAGCTTTTGAAAAAGCTTGAGAATGTTGCTAAAGTCGGTGTTGTTACTGGAAGGGATTCTCTTGAAATGGAACTTGCGGAGAGAGTAATAGGCTATAAATTCAGGAACGTTGTTACAAGAGATATAATAGAAAAGCCTGACCCAAGGGCCCTTTATATCCTAACGAGGGGAGAATATGGGATATATATTGGGGATAGTGGAAGCGATGAAGCAATGATACGAGAGTATAGAAAAAAATTTGGAGATTTTGGATTTATAAGGGTGGGGAGGGATGTGAAAGACGTCAACGAGGCGATTAGGCGAGTCCTATTAGAATTATCCCGAGGGTAG